Proteins from a genomic interval of Nostoc sp. TCL240-02:
- a CDS encoding Rieske 2Fe-2S domain-containing protein has translation MTLETEILQATSSNSTFETLENQQEFNWRQSWYPVCFLQDLPTNRPYTFSLYEEPFVLFKEQNGQLICLTDRCSHRAARLSDGQIIDGKIECSYHGWQFGNNGQCLHIPQLPSDVKIPVNACVPSFKVLERQGIIWMWAGEAETAIDELIPSLPDWNKPECFNLDYVRDLPYDQSYFIENIIDPAHVPISHDGIMGSREDAQALEIEVIESNVQGIKGRWRRTRTPNLPWISLDFIAPNLILYKFANAQQGKFGGTALYSIPLGKNRCRILIRNYSNSFTQKTKLIPPWLDHILIRNKILESDLQLVVEQKAQIERLKKNLKEVYLPLKTSDTLVVEYRKWLDKFGSSLPFYQGYSTSKNVGNSESDEKLITLDRFSQHTIICHSCNQAYQVTNKVRQNCIGVAIALAAVGILADNSIIRIAAISVSITAIVISAMAQTLKTHFERSYTRH, from the coding sequence ATGACATTAGAAACAGAGATACTACAGGCGACATCATCAAATTCTACCTTTGAAACACTTGAGAATCAGCAGGAATTTAACTGGAGACAATCTTGGTATCCTGTCTGTTTTCTGCAAGATTTGCCTACAAATCGTCCTTATACTTTTTCGTTATATGAAGAACCCTTCGTTTTGTTCAAAGAGCAAAATGGACAGCTTATCTGTTTAACAGATCGTTGTTCTCACCGTGCAGCTAGACTTTCTGATGGACAAATTATTGACGGCAAAATAGAATGTTCGTACCACGGTTGGCAGTTTGGCAATAATGGTCAATGTCTACACATTCCCCAGTTACCAAGCGATGTAAAAATTCCGGTAAATGCTTGCGTGCCATCTTTTAAAGTTTTGGAACGTCAAGGTATCATTTGGATGTGGGCAGGTGAAGCTGAAACAGCTATTGATGAGCTAATTCCATCACTACCAGATTGGAACAAGCCGGAATGCTTCAACTTAGACTATGTACGTGACCTACCTTACGACCAAAGCTATTTTATTGAAAATATTATTGATCCGGCTCATGTTCCAATCAGTCATGATGGCATCATGGGAAGTCGAGAAGATGCTCAAGCTCTGGAAATAGAAGTCATTGAAAGTAACGTTCAGGGAATTAAGGGAAGGTGGCGACGAACACGGACACCCAATCTGCCTTGGATTTCATTAGATTTCATTGCTCCTAATTTGATTCTTTACAAATTTGCTAATGCACAGCAAGGTAAATTTGGGGGCACAGCTTTGTATTCAATTCCACTAGGTAAGAATAGATGTCGGATTCTTATCAGGAATTATAGTAACTCTTTTACCCAAAAAACTAAGCTGATACCTCCTTGGCTAGATCACATTTTGATAAGAAACAAAATCTTGGAAAGTGATTTGCAATTAGTTGTTGAACAAAAAGCACAAATTGAGCGGTTGAAAAAAAATCTCAAAGAAGTGTATTTACCTCTAAAGACATCTGATACTTTGGTGGTTGAGTATCGCAAGTGGCTAGATAAATTTGGCTCATCTTTGCCATTTTATCAAGGTTATTCCACCTCAAAAAATGTCGGTAATAGCGAGTCTGATGAGAAGTTGATAACATTAGACCGATTTTCGCAACATACAATTATTTGTCATTCCTGCAATCAAGCTTATCAAGTGACAAATAAAGTCAGACAAAATTGTATAGGGGTAGCGATCGCTTTAGCTGCTGTAGGGATACTTGCAGATAACTCTATAATCAGAATAGCAGCAATATCGGTTTCTATAACAGCAATTGTAATATCCGCTATGGCTCAGACACTCAAAACTCACTTTGAGCGTTCCTACACTCGTCACTAA
- a CDS encoding NTP transferase domain-containing protein, with the protein MLTDFRLLCKKLGCSLNIISKEAKAVVLMVCDQPFISPQLINQLVEVYETTLNPIVASQYADTLGVPALFNRTLFAKLTTLSGTDGARHIIKKYLQEALAIPFAEGVFDLDTPDDYEQLLLKNNSEFRI; encoded by the coding sequence ATCCTGACTGATTTTCGTCTTCTTTGCAAAAAACTGGGATGCTCCCTGAATATAATCAGCAAAGAAGCAAAAGCTGTTGTTTTGATGGTATGCGATCAACCTTTTATTTCACCTCAACTCATCAATCAACTTGTTGAAGTTTACGAAACTACTCTTAATCCAATCGTTGCGTCACAATATGCAGACACTTTAGGTGTTCCTGCATTATTTAACCGCACTTTATTTGCAAAACTAACTACACTAAGTGGTACAGATGGGGCAAGACATATAATTAAAAAATATCTTCAAGAAGCTTTAGCTATACCTTTCGCAGAAGGTGTATTCGACTTAGATACTCCAGATGATTATGAGCAGCTTTTGTTGAAGAATAATTCAGAATTCAGAATTTAG
- a CDS encoding ISKra4 family transposase (programmed frameshift) has protein sequence MTPEQKQALQKHIQAIAKILYEDTSKEKLTNLAAIEEAVRSQMQKHVMPEVGGFFIETITGTTAGYQRRLKSILGELAITSKQAIELEVAPSTQLSPYLETCCLRVSANVSYEDAASDIKYFTGIEVSHSSQQRLVHRQNFELPTPEQTIEELSVDGGNIRVRTPKGQICAWLGYKAISLHHLGILGTSFQNNQIVIDWVNDQPLASPLTCIGDGHDGIWNIIDQLAPDAQRREILDWFHLIENLHKVGGSQKRLKQAQNLLWKGQVEATIALFTDCKGKQVQNFCRYLDKHRNRIINYEYYQAEEICSIGSGSVESAVKQVDRRTKISGAQWKRENVPQVLAHRCAYLNGLLSV, from the exons ATGACCCCAGAACAAAAGCAAGCTCTTCAAAAACATATTCAGGCGATTGCTAAAATATTGTATGAAGATACGTCAAAAGAAAAGCTCACAAATCTTGCAGCAATTGAAGAAGCAGTGCGGAGTCAAATGCAGAAGCATGTTATGCCAGAAGTAGGGG GTTTTTTTATCGAAACGATTACAGGGACAACCGCAGGATACCAACGACGGCTCAAAAGCATTCTTGGAGAGTTAGCAATAACGAGCAAACAAGCCATTGAATTAGAAGTCGCACCAAGTACTCAACTGAGTCCATATCTAGAAACTTGTTGTTTGAGGGTAAGTGCGAATGTCAGCTATGAAGATGCGGCATCAGACATCAAGTATTTTACGGGCATAGAGGTTTCTCACAGCAGTCAACAGAGATTAGTGCATCGCCAGAATTTTGAGTTGCCAACACCAGAACAGACAATTGAAGAATTAAGCGTCGATGGTGGAAACATCCGTGTCCGAACTCCTAAAGGTCAAATATGTGCATGGCTTGGCTATAAAGCAATTAGCTTACATCATCTCGGAATCTTGGGAACTTCATTTCAGAATAATCAGATTGTGATTGATTGGGTTAATGACCAACCACTGGCTAGCCCACTCACTTGTATTGGTGATGGACATGACGGCATTTGGAATATAATTGACCAATTAGCACCTGATGCACAACGTCGAGAAATACTTGATTGGTTCCATTTAATAGAAAACCTCCACAAAGTTGGGGGTTCACAAAAACGCTTGAAACAAGCACAAAATCTACTATGGAAAGGCCAAGTTGAGGCTACTATTGCCTTATTTACAGATTGTAAAGGCAAACAAGTACAAAACTTTTGCCGTTATCTTGATAAGCATCGCAATCGCATTATCAACTACGAATATTATCAAGCTGAAGAAATTTGTTCAATTGGTTCAGGTTCAGTTGAATCTGCCGTTAAACAGGTTGACCGTCGAACAAAAATTTCCGGGGCACAATGGAAACGAGAAAATGTGCCTCAAGTCCTAGCCCATCGCTGTGCTTACCTCAATGGATTATTGTCAGTTTGA
- a CDS encoding NTP transferase domain-containing protein: MSDVGLIILAAGASTRMGTPKQLLRYGEQSLIGHVVQVANASVCHPIIVVLGSYAERIKPEINSEQVHIVENPLFSEGISSSIRVGIETLNIREHLTF; this comes from the coding sequence ATGTCTGATGTAGGTCTAATTATTCTTGCTGCTGGTGCATCAACTCGTATGGGAACACCAAAACAACTTCTACGTTACGGTGAACAGAGTTTGATTGGCCATGTAGTTCAAGTGGCGAACGCTTCAGTTTGCCACCCAATTATCGTTGTATTAGGGTCATACGCTGAACGCATCAAACCAGAGATTAACTCAGAACAAGTACATATTGTAGAAAATCCACTTTTTAGTGAGGGAATAAGTAGCTCTATTCGTGTTGGTATAGAAACCCTGAATATAAGGGAGCATCTCACTTTTTAA
- a CDS encoding asparagine synthetase B, whose translation MLFDAFKNRKSPKIEFTKIDPTWRVAWGTVDESYENIAWRDEKFSVVLPCTASGLLTETLAISYEGRFVVVGDIWLTNRVQLLQKLGIEPDSFQGSSLQLVANLWERWGFECLRQLVGMFALVVWDRQRQVLKLVRDRIGVRTLYYTTTGSVRWIAPQLRTLSPHRSSELDLVALRDYLCCAFVPGERTLWEQVRELRPGTVLEFIDHKVEAYWQLQEQIVAVDQPLAWHSDRLRELLDQVVQEYLPPADEPVGVFLSGGLDSSGITALVAKFHKAPVHTFSIHFGSECPNELEFSSLVASHCQTQHHILEITFKDMWERLPETMAYLDDPIGDPLTVPNLLLGRLARESTEIVLNGEGGDPCFGGPKNQPMLINSLYGSVTNQDALQAYLISFQKCAVDLPQLLKPEVLTAIQTAPWVFEEDLSSQVSYLNRLMAMNIKFKGADQILTKVSNLTQAALLHGRSPLFDQRVVDLSMEIPPEHKLSGVGEKAVLKQAIADILPEAIIYRPKSGMMVPVQLGFRKYWQQEAKDLLLNRNAAITPYLNQLPIRNWLNYQGDTWSRYGVKLWLLVSLEIWLQVNQKCSSESKK comes from the coding sequence ATGCTATTTGATGCGTTTAAAAATCGTAAATCTCCTAAAATCGAATTCACCAAAATTGACCCAACCTGGCGCGTAGCTTGGGGAACAGTTGATGAAAGTTATGAAAATATAGCTTGGCGAGATGAAAAATTTTCTGTAGTTTTACCATGTACAGCTTCTGGATTGCTGACGGAGACATTAGCAATTAGTTATGAAGGACGATTTGTTGTTGTTGGCGATATTTGGTTAACTAACCGAGTGCAGTTACTACAGAAGTTAGGAATTGAACCGGATAGCTTTCAAGGAAGTTCTCTGCAACTAGTTGCCAATCTTTGGGAACGATGGGGTTTTGAATGTCTTCGCCAACTTGTGGGGATGTTTGCACTAGTGGTTTGGGATAGACAAAGACAAGTATTAAAGTTAGTTCGCGATCGCATCGGTGTTCGGACTCTCTATTACACTACCACTGGTTCGGTTCGTTGGATTGCGCCTCAGCTGAGAACTTTATCACCTCACCGTTCATCCGAATTAGATTTGGTAGCGTTGCGAGATTACCTTTGTTGTGCCTTTGTTCCAGGAGAAAGAACGCTTTGGGAACAGGTGCGGGAACTACGACCTGGAACTGTTTTAGAATTTATCGACCACAAAGTTGAAGCCTATTGGCAGCTTCAAGAACAGATTGTAGCAGTAGATCAACCCTTAGCATGGCATAGCGATCGCTTGCGAGAACTGCTAGACCAAGTTGTTCAAGAATATTTACCACCAGCCGATGAACCCGTTGGCGTTTTTCTTTCTGGTGGTTTGGACTCTAGCGGTATCACTGCTTTAGTAGCGAAATTTCACAAAGCACCAGTTCACACCTTCTCGATTCATTTTGGTTCAGAATGTCCCAACGAGTTAGAATTTTCCAGTCTCGTTGCATCCCATTGTCAGACACAGCACCACATTTTAGAAATTACTTTTAAGGATATGTGGGAACGCTTACCAGAAACAATGGCCTATTTAGATGACCCTATTGGCGACCCACTGACTGTTCCCAACCTATTACTGGGACGGCTGGCAAGAGAAAGCACAGAAATAGTTTTAAATGGTGAAGGTGGCGACCCCTGTTTTGGCGGGCCCAAAAATCAGCCAATGCTTATCAATAGTTTATATGGCTCTGTCACCAATCAGGATGCTTTGCAAGCCTATTTAATTTCCTTTCAAAAGTGCGCTGTTGATTTACCACAACTTTTAAAACCAGAAGTCTTGACAGCGATACAAACAGCACCTTGGGTTTTTGAAGAAGATTTATCTTCCCAAGTCAGCTATCTGAATCGTTTGATGGCAATGAACATCAAATTTAAAGGCGCTGACCAAATTCTGACGAAAGTAAGTAACTTGACTCAAGCAGCCCTTTTGCACGGTCGTTCCCCCCTATTTGACCAACGAGTAGTAGATTTAAGCATGGAAATACCTCCAGAGCATAAGCTTTCTGGAGTGGGAGAAAAAGCAGTTTTAAAGCAAGCTATCGCAGATATTTTACCAGAGGCAATTATTTATCGTCCCAAAAGCGGCATGATGGTGCCCGTACAGTTAGGATTTCGGAAATATTGGCAGCAAGAAGCCAAAGATTTATTATTAAATCGGAATGCAGCCATCACTCCTTACTTAAACCAGTTACCTATTCGCAATTGGTTAAACTATCAAGGAGATACTTGGAGTCGTTATGGAGTAAAGCTTTGGTTGCTTGTGAGTTTGGAAATTTGGTTACAGGTGAATCAAAAATGCAGTAGTGAAAGCAAAAAATGA
- a CDS encoding VOC family protein, translating into MAQEQQTAIEGIYEVCIGIPEPISAIQYWEQFGYRIGQVGELTADVAYQLYGVNSSLRSIRLYHQNSDHGLVRLMVWQNPTHEGLGIASMKIKGNRWATSLTTDVLSILNHIEDAKAAGFPIRHTNPYWEVIYNKERKSRPFIEPAVGVREMLLLQPLARQVLFQRFGYTLPHYGQVNHNAALKASQFTHIGIISQDDSKETLKFYEEVLGLLRVRDDVETSYESSPAGRDIFDLNPGEKFIVTAFDDPRSSKSDLLAARSGRLYVVRFPESVNLESRFEAAQPGSLGMCLYTYRVKGIQEYCDRIKASTVQKVTDIISNEFGETSFSFVAPDGYFWTLLEAN; encoded by the coding sequence ATGGCTCAAGAACAACAAACCGCAATTGAAGGTATCTATGAAGTCTGTATCGGCATCCCAGAACCAATTTCTGCAATTCAATATTGGGAGCAATTTGGCTATCGTATTGGTCAAGTGGGTGAATTAACCGCAGATGTAGCCTATCAATTATATGGAGTAAATTCGTCTTTACGCTCAATTCGCCTTTATCACCAAAATTCAGATCATGGTTTGGTTCGGTTGATGGTTTGGCAAAACCCCACCCATGAAGGTTTGGGAATAGCATCGATGAAAATTAAGGGAAATCGTTGGGCGACAAGCTTAACAACAGATGTGTTAAGTATATTAAATCATATAGAGGATGCAAAAGCCGCAGGTTTTCCTATCAGACACACTAACCCTTATTGGGAAGTCATCTACAACAAAGAGAGGAAAAGCCGTCCTTTTATTGAGCCAGCAGTTGGTGTACGAGAAATGTTGCTACTTCAACCCTTAGCTCGACAAGTTTTATTTCAACGCTTTGGCTATACACTACCGCATTACGGACAAGTTAATCATAATGCTGCTCTCAAAGCTAGTCAGTTTACCCATATAGGAATCATCTCTCAAGATGACAGCAAAGAAACCCTCAAGTTTTACGAAGAAGTCTTAGGTTTGCTGCGTGTGCGTGATGATGTCGAAACTAGCTATGAATCTTCGCCAGCAGGTCGAGATATTTTTGACCTTAACCCTGGTGAAAAGTTTATTGTTACTGCTTTTGATGATCCGCGTTCTTCTAAGTCTGACCTGCTGGCTGCACGCAGTGGTAGACTTTATGTTGTTCGATTCCCAGAATCTGTTAATTTAGAATCGCGTTTTGAGGCAGCCCAACCAGGTAGCTTAGGTATGTGTTTATACACTTATCGGGTTAAGGGAATACAGGAGTATTGCGATCGCATCAAAGCAAGTACTGTACAAAAAGTTACAGACATTATTAGTAATGAGTTTGGCGAGACGAGTTTCTCATTCGTTGCGCCAGATGGCTATTTCTGGACTTTGCTGGAAGCTAATTAA
- a CDS encoding DUF3859 domain-containing protein has protein sequence MTQRLTQEQLAQIVTEVEGLQVRREAELDQQQVREILQELNLPPELLDEALIQLNRRQALEVQQRRNRWITSGVVAVLVILSASTIFFIQQHNSELSRVSAQQDRITLVSNTGGDLKTISRQTNPEIFYRVTLKDAPSGQKLALSCNWIDPSGQIVKQNSYQTREINKSVWDTQCRYTINSAATVGNWKVQMLLEGRQISDETFEVK, from the coding sequence ATGACGCAGCGACTGACTCAAGAGCAATTAGCACAAATAGTCACAGAAGTAGAAGGTCTGCAAGTGCGTCGAGAAGCGGAACTAGACCAACAGCAGGTTAGAGAAATTTTACAGGAGTTGAATTTACCGCCTGAGTTACTAGATGAAGCGCTGATTCAGTTAAATCGCCGCCAAGCACTGGAGGTACAGCAACGCCGGAATCGATGGATTACCTCTGGAGTTGTGGCAGTCTTAGTGATACTGAGTGCATCTACAATATTTTTCATCCAGCAGCACAATTCTGAACTCTCTCGTGTTTCTGCTCAACAAGACCGCATTACCTTGGTATCAAATACTGGCGGTGACTTGAAGACAATTTCTCGCCAAACCAATCCAGAAATTTTTTACCGTGTCACCTTAAAGGATGCACCCTCGGGTCAAAAGCTGGCTCTCTCCTGTAATTGGATTGACCCAAGCGGTCAAATTGTCAAGCAAAACAGTTATCAAACCCGCGAAATTAATAAATCTGTTTGGGATACCCAGTGTCGCTACACGATTAATTCGGCTGCAACTGTTGGCAATTGGAAGGTGCAGATGTTGCTAGAAGGTCGGCAGATTAGCGATGAAACCTTTGAAGTGAAATAG
- a CDS encoding asparagine synthetase B — MGNIPHHFLGYWGYGALHELEALLIRVLENLSPCRGKALNFPPSLAGKGVRGLGQKNQLSPQENHPLPIWNVAYIGLDANSPSLENQIAAISASGLFTSLDAWVNFQENNCLILGREAFGKMPLYWTQQGQVIWFASQLQLLLPILPQSEVSISGLYGYSCFSYVPTPLTPIKEVFAVTAGTELVWQSDCQSGKLQTPKSKDIYSWREASKQLTDEAKAITELQTFLRDSIERQIADLKDEPVAVFLSGGLDSSVVAALLVQAGVKVRAYTLDFGDVGIPEYPYSEQVAEFLKIPLIKVEVTPSSIKNALIPTVQALDLPFGDGVCVPLYLLSQRASQETQVIFNGEGGDQLFAGWTNKPLIAAGVYQAENPAGQETFIQQYLRTFHRLGGYESQVYQPEVYAQIQNLHPEDWLLAALNRDECPSLLHRLRRASLMLKGAQNIHPRATALGFAHGLWVRSPFCDLPLAEWTFRLSGELCLQGACEKYILKRAVENWLPPEIVWRQKRGMGVPLTSWCLNDFWHQLGIWLNPETLRANNHFYPHIAAQIVEGKLGAAIQDRRIGETLWLLIMWQLWRSHVLNEELSKQSWNHPFWLHRWLWRNYKRWQG; from the coding sequence ATGGGCAACATCCCGCATCACTTTCTTGGCTATTGGGGTTATGGCGCTCTACACGAGTTGGAAGCGCTGTTAATTAGAGTTCTGGAAAACCTCTCCCCTTGTAGGGGAAAGGCTTTGAACTTTCCCCCTTCCCTTGCAGGGAAGGGGGTTAGGGGGTTAGGTCAGAAAAATCAGTTATCTCCACAAGAAAATCATCCTCTTCCCATCTGGAATGTTGCTTATATCGGACTTGATGCAAATTCCCCATCGCTAGAAAATCAAATTGCTGCAATTTCAGCATCAGGATTATTCACTTCACTCGATGCTTGGGTAAATTTCCAAGAAAACAACTGCCTGATTTTGGGTAGAGAAGCTTTTGGAAAGATGCCTTTGTATTGGACTCAGCAAGGACAAGTTATCTGGTTTGCATCACAACTGCAACTACTCTTACCGATTTTGCCACAGTCAGAAGTTAGTATTTCTGGGTTATATGGCTATAGCTGTTTTTCTTATGTTCCCACACCCTTAACCCCTATTAAGGAAGTGTTTGCAGTGACGGCGGGAACTGAATTAGTTTGGCAAAGTGATTGTCAATCAGGTAAGCTGCAAACACCTAAATCTAAGGATATCTACTCGTGGCGAGAAGCCTCAAAACAGTTAACAGATGAGGCTAAAGCAATTACCGAATTGCAAACCTTCCTTAGAGACTCCATAGAACGACAGATTGCGGATTTAAAGGATGAACCTGTTGCGGTATTTCTCTCTGGCGGACTCGATTCTTCTGTGGTAGCGGCGCTGCTGGTACAAGCAGGGGTGAAAGTCCGCGCATATACCCTAGATTTTGGTGATGTAGGTATTCCAGAATATCCATACTCTGAACAAGTCGCCGAGTTTCTCAAAATTCCCCTCATTAAAGTTGAAGTAACACCAAGTTCCATCAAGAATGCCCTAATTCCAACTGTGCAAGCATTAGATTTACCCTTTGGAGATGGCGTGTGTGTTCCGTTGTATCTCTTATCTCAAAGGGCGAGTCAAGAAACTCAGGTAATTTTTAACGGCGAAGGTGGAGATCAATTGTTTGCCGGTTGGACGAACAAACCTTTAATTGCCGCAGGTGTTTATCAGGCAGAAAATCCTGCCGGACAGGAAACTTTTATCCAGCAATATCTCCGCACCTTTCACCGTCTTGGGGGATACGAATCTCAAGTTTATCAGCCAGAGGTCTATGCACAGATCCAAAATTTGCATCCTGAAGATTGGCTATTGGCGGCTCTTAACCGTGATGAGTGTCCATCTTTGCTACATCGCCTCCGACGTGCCAGTCTGATGCTCAAAGGGGCGCAGAATATCCATCCCCGTGCAACTGCATTGGGGTTTGCTCATGGCTTATGGGTGCGATCGCCTTTTTGTGATTTACCTTTGGCAGAATGGACATTTCGCCTATCTGGAGAACTCTGTTTGCAAGGAGCTTGTGAAAAATATATCCTCAAACGGGCTGTAGAAAATTGGCTCCCGCCTGAAATTGTCTGGCGACAAAAACGGGGGATGGGGGTTCCTTTAACTTCTTGGTGTTTAAATGATTTTTGGCATCAACTAGGCATCTGGCTCAATCCAGAAACACTTCGCGCCAACAATCACTTTTATCCTCACATTGCGGCCCAAATCGTTGAAGGCAAATTAGGAGCAGCTATTCAAGACCGACGTATCGGTGAGACTCTCTGGTTACTTATTATGTGGCAACTTTGGCGATCGCATGTTTTAAATGAAGAACTAAGTAAACAGTCTTGGAATCATCCTTTTTGGTTACATCGTTGGCTATGGAGAAATTACAAGCGATGGCAAGGTTAG
- a CDS encoding decarboxylase, whose protein sequence is MEKLQAMARLDKKETRLITSEQLIPSSFPFSGELAQELLSTYGSPLYVYNGDRLRETIERITKAISYRCKQFRFASVTNGNIALLKIFRSFGWGLHANTPGDIYLGLQAGFDPSEIVYSGSNLNRAEMLQVLNWGVTTLNFDSLAQLQLCCEVLPKVREKDIRLGLRLNLPEITGDSRIGVRPEEFGDAIALTREVGLKLSGLHFYRGTGTNATEAFTQVIDAVMATAQLLPDWEYLDFGGGFGYPYHHNKTAFDWEIFGAELSERITHLGRKIDLVIEPGRSAIAGCATLLAQVVSVKWQGEKQIVGVDTTVANLSVPSVHGGYREIVTWKQADNLHSLFTTDICGNTTYSRDYLSKNCQLPALEIDDIVAILDVGAYGYAMSSHFLHRPKPAEVLLENGTHRLIRRREDYSVLLTNQILDNSHLL, encoded by the coding sequence ATGGAGAAATTACAAGCGATGGCAAGGTTAGATAAAAAGGAGACGCGATTAATCACGTCTGAGCAATTAATCCCCTCATCTTTCCCATTTTCTGGGGAACTTGCCCAAGAGTTACTGAGTACTTATGGTTCTCCGCTTTATGTTTATAATGGCGATCGCTTGCGTGAAACTATTGAGCGCATTACTAAAGCAATCAGCTATCGCTGCAAGCAATTTCGGTTTGCAAGCGTTACTAATGGCAATATTGCTTTGTTAAAAATTTTTCGCTCATTTGGGTGGGGACTTCACGCTAATACACCAGGAGATATTTACTTGGGATTGCAAGCTGGTTTCGATCCTAGTGAGATTGTTTATAGTGGTAGCAATTTGAATCGGGCTGAGATGCTACAAGTCTTAAATTGGGGAGTTACAACTCTCAATTTTGATAGTCTCGCTCAATTACAGTTGTGCTGTGAAGTTTTGCCCAAAGTCAGAGAGAAAGATATTCGGCTGGGTTTACGCCTGAATTTACCAGAAATTACCGGAGATAGCCGAATTGGTGTGCGCCCTGAAGAATTTGGTGATGCGATCGCTTTAACTCGTGAAGTTGGATTAAAGCTGAGTGGTTTACACTTTTATCGAGGGACTGGAACCAATGCCACAGAAGCATTTACCCAAGTGATTGATGCAGTAATGGCCACAGCACAACTGTTACCAGATTGGGAATATTTAGATTTTGGTGGTGGTTTTGGCTATCCATATCATCACAACAAAACAGCCTTTGACTGGGAAATATTTGGCGCTGAGTTGAGCGAGAGAATTACTCATTTAGGGCGGAAAATTGATTTGGTGATTGAACCGGGACGAAGTGCGATCGCAGGATGTGCAACTTTGCTTGCTCAAGTTGTTTCTGTGAAATGGCAAGGAGAAAAACAGATTGTCGGAGTTGATACCACCGTTGCCAATCTTTCAGTACCATCTGTACACGGTGGCTACCGAGAAATCGTCACCTGGAAGCAAGCAGACAATCTTCACTCCTTATTCACAACTGATATTTGTGGTAACACCACCTATTCACGAGATTATCTAAGTAAAAATTGCCAACTCCCAGCGTTAGAAATTGATGATATCGTTGCCATTTTAGATGTCGGTGCTTATGGTTATGCCATGTCCTCTCACTTTTTACACCGCCCCAAACCTGCTGAAGTCTTGCTAGAAAATGGCACACATCGCTTGATTCGTCGGCGGGAAGACTACAGTGTTTTACTAACGAATCAGATTCTTGATAATTCCCACCTTCTTTAA
- a CDS encoding MgtC/SapB family protein: protein MGPMFITANDWPHIAFRLSLALLVGCLIGFNRQQGGRPAGMRTFMLVSMGAALFVMIPLQAEGDSPYAATNALSRTIQGVATGIGFLGAGLILQESPRKSAAPKVKGLTTAACVWTAAGLGAAIGCGLWQMGLLGGLLTLITLSGVKRLNRVFVFLTNQGKQGTTQELTTTSEEDDD from the coding sequence ATGGGGCCGATGTTTATTACTGCCAACGATTGGCCACATATAGCGTTTAGATTGTCTTTGGCGCTTCTGGTTGGTTGCCTGATTGGATTTAATCGTCAGCAAGGGGGCAGACCAGCAGGGATGAGAACATTTATGCTCGTGAGTATGGGAGCAGCACTATTCGTAATGATTCCTTTGCAGGCTGAGGGCGATAGTCCCTATGCTGCCACCAATGCACTGAGTCGCACCATTCAGGGTGTAGCTACCGGGATAGGATTTCTCGGAGCCGGATTGATTTTACAAGAGTCTCCGAGAAAATCTGCGGCACCAAAAGTAAAAGGTTTAACTACAGCCGCCTGTGTCTGGACTGCGGCCGGGTTAGGGGCTGCGATTGGTTGTGGTCTGTGGCAAATGGGATTATTAGGAGGGCTACTGACTCTAATCACTCTCAGTGGAGTAAAGCGGCTCAATCGCGTATTTGTATTTTTGACGAATCAGGGTAAACAGGGGACTACTCAGGAGCTAACAACTACTTCTGAGGAAGATGATGATTGA
- the msrB gene encoding peptide-methionine (R)-S-oxide reductase MsrB, giving the protein MDKRYFLQASAVIVGTALLSRYINWGAKAMTTSNSGFEITKPEEEWRTILTPEQFNVLRKHGTERPHTSALDKEYDKGTYYCAACELPLFTSDTKFNSGTGWPSFFNPIEGAIATTVDKSLFMTRTEVHCSRCGGHLGHVFDDGPAPTGKRYCMNGVSLKFTPA; this is encoded by the coding sequence ATGGACAAACGGTATTTTTTACAAGCTAGTGCGGTAATAGTCGGCACAGCATTGTTATCAAGGTATATCAACTGGGGGGCAAAAGCGATGACAACTTCTAATAGTGGATTTGAAATTACCAAACCAGAAGAAGAGTGGCGCACGATTTTAACGCCAGAACAGTTTAATGTATTGCGTAAACACGGGACTGAACGCCCTCACACCAGCGCATTAGATAAGGAGTACGACAAGGGTACTTATTATTGTGCCGCGTGTGAACTGCCACTGTTTACCTCTGATACCAAATTTAACAGTGGTACTGGCTGGCCCAGCTTCTTTAACCCAATTGAAGGTGCGATCGCTACTACTGTAGATAAGTCGTTGTTTATGACTAGAACTGAAGTACATTGTAGTCGTTGTGGTGGTCATCTTGGTCATGTTTTTGATGACGGCCCTGCACCTACAGGTAAGCGCTACTGTATGAACGGTGTTTCGCTAAAATTTACTCCTGCCTGA